The DNA sequence CTGGGCAGGCCCAGTCCTTTTTGGGGGCTACGTGGTTAAAGGTAAGACCTGACCctatttttgaaagtttgaGGGGATCTGGCTCTTCATCGGTTTCATGATGGCTTTTGGGTCCCTCATTGCTTCCATGTGGATCCGTTTGTGGGGCTGGGGTGTCCCACAGGCACAGAATATCCCCAATCCCATTCCAGGGGCtcggctggggctggggggcacagCCATGGGGACACCGAGCCTcaagagctgtgccaggggggCAACGGGCAGGTGCGGGGGGACAGTTACAGCGAGGGCTGCCTGGGCCAGACAGGTACCTGCTTTAAAAGGAGAGGCTCAGTCCcatttttgtcctgttttccCAGGATCAACGCGGTGTCCATAGCCACCATTGCATTCCTGATGTAAGGATCCACCACGCTCCCAGCAGTTAATTTGTGTGCTGCTGTGAAATACCCTCAAGTGGAAGACTTCAACCATTCCTACCATGCCTGTGGGGTAAGCCATCATgttctcccttctttcccccaGTTTTTCACAGGCTGGTGGATCATCATCGATTACCAGTTTGGTCTGGGTTGGAGACTATAAGGGTGATTTTAAACATTGATGTCGTTTTTTGGATAAATCCCTGGCTTGGCAGTCAGCTGGATCCCAGACTGACAGCAAAACTAACGGTGTTACCTAGGAATGAACGGTTGGAGAAGAAGAACAGGGATACATTGTCCCTGTGTGTATCAGCAGAGTTACAAAATCTGGCCTGGCGTGGTGGTTTGGAATTGATGATTTTAAAGGGCTGCTCCAACCCTAGCAATTCCAGGGAACCCTGggagtgtttaaaaaaaccgtggatgtggcagctggggacacggtttagtggtgACTTGGATAAAAGGGGaaatttttccactgaaaggGTCTAGGAGCAGTTTGGGAGTCTCTTCTCCCGCATTACTTTGGAAGGATGTGAGGAAACtgcctcaagttgtgccagtgGAGGTTTAGGTAAGATAAAAACTAGGAGCAGTTTGGGAGTCTCTTCTCACACCATCGCCTCCGTGGCCGCGGGGGTGCTGGTACGGCCCCACCGTGCTCGGGACTTTGTGTCCGGGTTCCTGGAGAGCCTGCGGTGCTCCGAGTGCGTTGATTGGGGCGAGAAGCGCACGGTTTCCTGTGAGAGCGaaccttcctcttcctcccgcAGTTGTTGGCAGTGCTGAAACAGGCGGGAGCTGCGGCCGGCCCTCGGCTGTGCCCCCGCGCAGAGCTGCGCTCCGCTGCCGCCCCGGCGGGAGCCGCCGGTGGAGGTGCCCGGTGCGGCGGGCACGGCGCGGCCCCGGCTCGCGCCCCGTGACTGCGCGGGGTGCGGTGCGGGGTGCGCGGGTCAGGGGTGCGCGGGTGCGTGGCTGCGCAGGGTGCGGGGGGTGCGGGTGCGAAGGGAGCTGCGTGGGGATGCGCGGTGCGATGCGCGGGGGATGCGCGGGGGTGCGCACGGTGCGGGGATGCGCGGGGATGCGCGGACGGGATGCGCGGGGGTGCGCACGGTGCGGGGATGCCGGGGGATGCGCGGGGGATGCCCGGGGGCGCTGCGTCCCGTGACGGTGCGCGGGGGATGCGCGGGGGATGCCCGGGGGATGCGCGGGGACGCGCCCCCCGCTCCTGCGCGCGCGCGCTGCGCCTgcgcgcggccgccgccgccgccgcgcgcGCTCACGGCGCACGCGCGCCCCACCCCCGAacgccgctcccgccccggcGCTGGGGCCGGCAGCGACTGAGGGCCGGCGCAGAACCTTCCAGAACGTCCCTCCCGTTGCGTCACCCAAGCAGGACAGAACCGCGACAGAGTCGCAACCCGGACGCGCCTccgcccgctcccgccgcgTCACTCCCATAGCGCCGGGCCCGCTGCGCCACCCGCGATAGGCGATAGAGCCGCGATAGCGGCTCCAGCCGGCCGGGCTGCCCCCGCACGGGTCCTGAGGGGAGAGCCCCGCTTCGTGACCTCTCCCGCCTCCCTTCCCCGCCAGCTTCCCCCCGGcccgcgccgctccgccgccTCACCATAAAAACCCACCCGTGAGCGATTCACGGCCCTCACCCCGCAGCGGCCACCGCGACCGGCGCCCCGCGCTGGTTCCCCTGAGGCACCTGGGCGCTCctggaataaaataaacaaaaaccgACCCCCGCCCCCGCCGAGCCCTCAGGCGTCCCTCACTCACCGCTGGGCGCCGCCGGGCACGCCAACCCCCTCCCGGCCCGTGGCCAGCCCCGTCCATGGGGGGCCCATCGCGGCTACCGAGGGCCAAGGTCATACGGCTGGAACGGTAAGAAGAGAAATCCCGAAGCGCCGCCCGGCATGTCAGACGCCCTTCTCTCGCTACTACTCCAGTTGAAGTTTCACTCCGTCACCTCTACGCAAGGTCAGGCAATAAATCCAACCCCCTCACTGAAATCTGTAATTTATGTTCCGTGAGAGTCTTACAGTTTAGGGAAGTTTGCTTTAACACGGCATTTCTATTTAGTGCTCAGCGCAAAGCGAAAGGTTACTTGGGGTAAGGATCTTATCACCAGACTTAAGCCCTGACTTACGTAACCAGTATGGCTctatattaataattaaaatggcTGTCCCTGGAGTGGCAGCCATTTTATAGCTACCAGTGCAAAACCCGGGCACACAGCTCCACACATCCCAGTGTGTGCAACAAGCTGCTGTTAAAAACATTCCACTCAAAACCTACTCTAAGTATAAAGCAGCTAAGATCTTGCCTACATCATGTCATAAAACTCCTGGCATCAGAGTCTTCTGCTACAGCTCTGTAGAGGTTTTTACTCCaacaagggaaaatgaaagtCCATCTATCCTAAATGCAGCCCCTTGCATctacaacacaaaaaaaccatTTGCCTTCCAGTCAcccaaaaaggaggaaaaccttGACATTCttgaaaacaatttcaaaatattttatttttttcgGAGAGAGGTAACTTTGTGTGGATTTTAAGTGTAATTCCTTTTACGATACATTTTTGAGATACGAGGTTGTATGCAAAAAGGCTTCAGTTTAAACCATGAATAGTTCTGTGTGGAAGGCATCTTCCAGTAACAACTGAGTTCTGCAACTCCCTCTGCTGCAGTCAGGCAGAAAACTCAAACACGGTGACACACGGGCAGCGAGGGCAGGGGTAATGaaacaccccaacaacccccatgtggggggagcaggggaaggtCAGCATTTATGGGCATCGCGGGGTTTCCTCAGCAACAACACGCTCTCAGCGGCTGGTTCGGGTttggctgctgttctgcagtgcCCAGTCTCTGTTCCGAGGCTCAGGTCATCCATGAAATCCGTCATGTCGTCCGTTTTGCCAGCGTTTGTCTTCTGGGAGGAGCTGGCGCAGCTCCGCTTGGAGCTCACCGACGAGCCCCTCTTCTTGGGCGAGCTGGAGGccgaggaggagctgctggagcgggAGCTGCACGAGGAGCGGCTGGAGGAGCGGCTGCGCCGGGAGCCGTTGCGCCGGGCCCGGGAGCGCGAGCGGGAGCGGCTCCAGCTGCGCGAGCGCCGGTAGCCGCGCGAGCGGGAGCGGCTCCGGGAGTAGGAGCGGGAGTAGCGCCGGGAGCGGGAGCGGTGCCGGGGGTAGCGGTGCCGGTAGTGCCGGGGCGGGTAGTGGCTCCGGTAGGACCTGCTCCTGGAGTAGGACCGCCTGTAGTAGGCCCTGCCGCGGGACCAGGAGCGGCTCCTGTAGGCCTCGGGGTAGATGGTTCTCCCAAAGCCGTAGTACCTCCTGCCCCTGGAGCGTTCACTGAGGTGCAGAGGTGACCTACTCCGAGACCGTGTCCGGGACCTGCTCCGCCAGCTAAAACCTGTTTTTAGGCTCTCACACAAAGGAaatcttaaaaaaccccccaaagtacctttttttccttcacttggGCTTCACAAACCA is a window from the Corvus cornix cornix isolate S_Up_H32 chromosome 23, ASM73873v5, whole genome shotgun sequence genome containing:
- the LOC104694645 gene encoding serine/arginine-rich splicing factor 2; translation: MRKKIWWSPLHLSERSRGRRYYGFGRTIYPEAYRSRSWSRGRAYYRRSYSRSRSYRSHYPPRHYRHRYPRHRSRSRRYSRSYSRSRSRSRGYRRSRSWSRSRSRSRARRNGSRRSRSSSRSSCSSRSSSSSSASSSPKKRGSSVSSKRSCASSSQKTNAGKTDDMTDFMDDLSLGTETGHCRTAAKPEPAAESVLLLRKPRDAHKC